A stretch of Enterobacter cloacae complex sp. ECNIH7 DNA encodes these proteins:
- the galT gene encoding galactose-1-phosphate uridylyltransferase — MTQFNPVDHPHRRFNPLSGQWILVSPHRAKRPWQGAQETPAKQTLPQHDPDCFLCPGNTRVTGDKNPDYKGTFVFTNDFAALMTDTPDAPESHDPLMRCESARGTSRVICFSPDHSKTLPELSVDALKEVVSTWQAQTAELGQSYPWVQVFENKGAAMGCSNPHPHGQIWANSFLPNEAEREDRLQKAYFAENGSPMLVDYTRRELADGSRTVVETEHWLAVVPYWAAWPFETLLLPKAHVQRITDLSDAQRDDLALALKKLTSRYDNLFQCSFPYSMGWHGAPFNGEENQHWQLHAHFYPPLLRSATVRKFMVGYEMLAETQRDLTAEQAAERLRAVSDVHYRESGV; from the coding sequence ATGACGCAATTTAATCCCGTCGATCATCCGCATCGTCGTTTTAACCCGTTAAGCGGGCAATGGATTTTGGTCTCCCCGCATCGCGCCAAGCGCCCATGGCAGGGGGCTCAGGAGACGCCTGCAAAACAGACGCTGCCACAGCATGACCCGGACTGCTTCCTCTGTCCGGGCAACACGCGCGTCACCGGGGACAAAAACCCTGACTACAAAGGCACCTTCGTGTTCACCAACGATTTTGCCGCCCTGATGACCGACACGCCGGACGCGCCGGAAAGCCACGATCCGCTGATGCGCTGCGAAAGCGCGCGCGGAACCAGTCGCGTGATCTGCTTCTCGCCGGATCACAGCAAAACGCTGCCCGAGCTGAGCGTGGACGCGCTGAAAGAGGTCGTCAGCACCTGGCAGGCGCAAACCGCAGAGCTGGGGCAGAGCTATCCGTGGGTGCAGGTGTTCGAAAACAAAGGCGCGGCCATGGGCTGCTCAAACCCGCACCCGCACGGACAGATCTGGGCGAACAGCTTCCTGCCTAACGAAGCCGAGCGTGAAGACCGTCTGCAGAAAGCGTATTTCGCGGAAAACGGTTCGCCGATGCTGGTGGACTATACCCGGCGTGAGCTGGCCGACGGCAGCCGCACCGTGGTGGAAACCGAACACTGGCTGGCCGTCGTCCCTTACTGGGCCGCCTGGCCGTTTGAAACGCTGCTGCTGCCGAAAGCACACGTGCAGCGCATCACCGATCTCAGCGACGCGCAGCGCGACGACCTTGCCCTGGCGCTGAAAAAGCTCACCAGCCGTTACGACAACCTGTTCCAGTGCTCCTTCCCGTACTCCATGGGCTGGCACGGCGCCCCGTTTAACGGGGAAGAGAATCAACACTGGCAGCTGCACGCCCATTTCTATCCGCCGCTGCTGCGCTCTGCGACGGTACGTAAATTTATGGTGGGCTATGAAATGCTGGCGGAAACCCAGCGTGACCTGACGGCGGAACAGGCGGCAGAACGTCTGCGTGCCGTTAGCGACGTCCACTATCGCGAATCAGGAGTCTAA
- the galE gene encoding UDP-glucose 4-epimerase GalE → MRVLVTGGSGYIGSHTCVQLLQNGHDVIILDNLCNSKRSVLPVIERLGSKQPTFVEGDIRNEALMTEILHDHAIEAVIHFAGLKAVGESVAKPLEYYDNNVNGTLRLISAMRAANVKNFIFSSSATVYGDQPKIPYVESFPTGTPQSPYGKSKLMVEQILTDLQKAQPEWSIALLRYFNPVGAHPSGDMGEDPQGIPNNLMPYIAQVAVGRRDSLAIFGNDYPTEDGTGVRDYIHVMDLADGHVAAMQQLANKPGVHIYNLGAGVGSSVLDVVNAFSKACGKPVNYHFAPRRDGDLPAYWADATKADKELNWRVTRTLDEMAQDTWHWQSRHPQGYPD, encoded by the coding sequence ATGCGAGTTCTGGTAACAGGTGGTAGCGGTTACATAGGTAGTCATACCTGCGTGCAACTGCTGCAAAACGGTCACGACGTCATCATCCTCGACAACCTGTGCAACAGTAAGCGCAGCGTGCTGCCGGTGATTGAACGCCTTGGCAGTAAACAACCGACTTTCGTGGAAGGCGACATCCGCAACGAAGCGCTGATGACCGAGATCCTTCACGACCACGCCATCGAAGCGGTGATCCACTTCGCGGGTCTGAAAGCGGTCGGTGAATCCGTTGCGAAGCCGCTCGAGTATTACGACAACAACGTCAACGGTACCCTGCGTCTCATCTCCGCTATGCGCGCGGCCAACGTCAAAAACTTCATTTTTAGCTCCTCCGCCACCGTCTACGGCGATCAGCCCAAAATCCCTTACGTTGAAAGCTTCCCGACCGGTACCCCGCAAAGCCCGTACGGCAAAAGCAAGCTGATGGTGGAGCAGATCCTGACCGACCTGCAAAAAGCGCAGCCGGAGTGGAGCATCGCGCTGCTGCGCTACTTCAACCCGGTCGGCGCGCATCCGTCCGGCGACATGGGTGAAGATCCGCAGGGCATCCCGAACAACCTGATGCCGTATATCGCCCAGGTTGCCGTGGGTCGCCGCGACTCGCTGGCGATTTTTGGCAATGACTATCCGACCGAAGACGGCACCGGCGTGCGCGACTACATCCACGTGATGGATTTGGCCGACGGTCACGTTGCGGCTATGCAGCAGCTGGCCAACAAACCGGGCGTGCATATTTACAACCTCGGCGCCGGGGTCGGCAGCAGCGTGCTGGACGTGGTTAACGCCTTCAGCAAAGCCTGTGGTAAGCCGGTTAACTACCACTTCGCTCCGCGTCGTGATGGCGACCTGCCTGCTTACTGGGCCGATGCCACCAAAGCCGACAAAGAGCTCAACTGGCGTGTGACGCGCACGCTTGATGAAATGGCACAGGATACCTGGCACTGGCAGTCACGCCACCCGCAAGGCTATCCGGACTAA
- the modE gene encoding molybdenum-dependent transcriptional regulator: protein MQAEILLTLRLQQKLFADPRRIALLKQIEQTGSISQGAKNAGISYKSAWDAINEMNTLSEHPLVDRATGGKGGGGAIVTRYGQRLIQLYDLLAQIQQKAFDVLSDDDNVPLDSLLAAISRFSLQTSARNQWFGTVTARDNLQVQQHIEILLADGTTRLKAAITAQSAERLELDEGKEVLVLLKAPWVNITRDPDAAKAADNQLQGAISHIKRGQAQCEVLMTLADGQPLCATIPLSESDGLEEGAAVTAYFNADRVIIATLC, encoded by the coding sequence ATGCAGGCCGAAATTCTTCTCACACTCCGACTTCAGCAAAAGCTTTTCGCCGATCCGCGACGTATCGCCCTGCTTAAACAAATAGAACAAACGGGCTCGATTAGCCAGGGGGCGAAAAACGCGGGCATCAGCTACAAAAGTGCCTGGGACGCCATCAACGAAATGAACACCCTGAGCGAACACCCGCTGGTGGACAGAGCCACGGGCGGCAAAGGCGGCGGCGGTGCGATCGTGACGCGCTATGGCCAGCGCCTTATTCAGCTTTACGATCTGCTGGCCCAGATCCAGCAAAAGGCGTTCGATGTGTTGAGCGACGACGATAACGTTCCGCTGGACAGTCTGCTGGCCGCCATTTCCCGCTTCTCGCTACAAACCAGCGCCCGCAACCAGTGGTTTGGAACGGTGACGGCGCGCGACAATCTCCAGGTACAGCAGCATATTGAGATCCTGCTTGCCGATGGCACCACTCGTCTGAAGGCCGCCATAACGGCGCAAAGCGCGGAACGTCTTGAGCTGGATGAAGGTAAAGAGGTGCTGGTTCTGCTGAAAGCGCCGTGGGTCAATATTACGCGCGATCCCGACGCCGCAAAGGCGGCCGATAACCAGCTCCAGGGCGCAATTAGCCATATCAAACGCGGCCAGGCGCAGTGCGAAGTGCTAATGACCCTGGCAGATGGGCAGCCGCTTTGCGCGACCATACCGCTCAGCGAGTCGGACGGTTTAGAAGAAGGTGCTGCCGTCACCGCGTATTTCAACGCGGACCGGGTGATTATCGCCACTTTGTGCTGA
- the modB gene encoding molybdate ABC transporter permease subunit, with protein MILTDPEWQAVLLSLKVSSLAVALSLPFGIFFAWLLVRCQFPGKTLLDSVLHLPLVLPPVVVGYLLLISMGRRGFIGEKLYDWFGLTFAFSWHGAVLAAAVMSFPLMVRAIRLALEGVDMKLEQAARTLGAGRWRVFFTITLPLTLPGIIVGTVLAFARSLGEFGATITFVSNIPGETRTIPSAMYTLIQTPGGEGAAARLCIISIVLALASLMVSEWLARLSRQRMGK; from the coding sequence ATGATATTGACCGATCCTGAATGGCAGGCTGTTCTGCTGAGCCTTAAAGTCTCTTCCCTGGCGGTTGCGCTGAGCTTGCCCTTTGGGATCTTCTTTGCCTGGCTACTGGTTCGCTGTCAGTTTCCCGGCAAAACGCTGCTCGACAGCGTGCTGCATCTTCCGCTCGTTTTGCCGCCCGTGGTGGTCGGTTACCTGCTGCTGATTTCGATGGGGCGACGCGGTTTTATCGGCGAGAAGCTCTACGACTGGTTTGGGCTGACGTTTGCGTTTAGCTGGCACGGTGCGGTACTGGCGGCGGCGGTGATGTCATTCCCGCTGATGGTGAGGGCGATCCGCCTCGCGCTGGAAGGCGTGGACATGAAGCTCGAACAGGCGGCCCGCACGCTGGGCGCAGGGCGCTGGCGCGTCTTTTTCACCATCACGCTCCCGCTTACGCTACCGGGCATTATTGTCGGGACGGTGCTGGCCTTCGCCCGCTCGCTGGGCGAGTTTGGCGCGACCATCACGTTTGTGTCGAACATCCCCGGCGAGACGCGAACCATCCCGTCGGCAATGTATACTCTGATTCAAACGCCGGGCGGTGAAGGCGCGGCGGCGCGGCTGTGTATTATTTCAATTGTGCTGGCGCTGGCATCGCTAATGGTGTCTGAATGGCTGGCGCGGCTCAGCCGTCAGCGGATGGGGAAATAA
- the modA gene encoding molybdate ABC transporter substrate-binding protein, with amino-acid sequence MARSWVRLFAGATLTLSLTGHALADEGKITVFAAASLTNALQDIAAAYKKEKNVEVVSSFASSSTLARQIEAGAPADLFISADQKWMDYAAEKKAIDATTRETLLGNSLVVVAPKASVQADFTINKQTNWTRLLNGGRLAVGDPEHVPAGIYAKEALQKLGAWETLSPKLAPAEDVRGALALVERNEAPLGIVYGSDAVASKGVKVVATFPEDSHKKVEYPVAIVDGHKNAAVTAFRDYLKGPEASAIFKRYGFTTH; translated from the coding sequence ATGGCACGTTCATGGGTACGCCTTTTCGCAGGGGCAACGCTGACGCTTTCACTTACCGGACACGCGCTGGCGGACGAAGGTAAAATTACGGTCTTTGCGGCGGCGTCGCTGACCAACGCGCTGCAGGACATCGCGGCGGCGTATAAAAAAGAGAAAAACGTCGAGGTGGTCTCCTCGTTTGCCTCTTCCTCTACGCTGGCGCGCCAGATAGAAGCGGGCGCACCGGCGGATCTGTTCATCTCGGCTGACCAGAAGTGGATGGATTACGCGGCGGAGAAAAAAGCGATTGATGCGACAACCCGCGAAACGCTGCTGGGCAATAGCCTGGTTGTCGTGGCGCCAAAAGCCAGCGTGCAGGCAGACTTCACCATCAACAAACAGACCAACTGGACGAGACTGCTGAACGGTGGCCGTCTGGCGGTGGGCGACCCGGAGCACGTTCCGGCCGGGATTTATGCCAAAGAAGCGCTGCAAAAGCTGGGTGCATGGGAGACATTGTCACCGAAGCTGGCCCCGGCGGAAGATGTGCGCGGCGCGCTGGCGCTGGTAGAGCGCAATGAAGCTCCGCTGGGCATTGTGTATGGCTCTGATGCCGTTGCCAGTAAGGGTGTGAAAGTGGTGGCAACGTTCCCGGAAGACTCCCATAAGAAAGTGGAATATCCTGTTGCGATTGTTGATGGACATAAAAATGCGGCCGTGACGGCCTTCCGCGATTACCTTAAAGGGCCGGAGGCGTCCGCAATCTTTAAACGCTATGGATTTACGACTCACTGA
- a CDS encoding AcrZ family multidrug efflux pump-associated protein, whose product MLELLKSLVFAVIMVPVVMAIILGAIYGLGEVFNVFSNIGHKDQAKKQH is encoded by the coding sequence ATGTTAGAGTTGTTGAAAAGTCTGGTATTCGCCGTGATCATGGTACCAGTAGTGATGGCCATCATCCTCGGTGCCATCTACGGCCTGGGTGAAGTGTTCAACGTCTTTTCGAACATTGGTCACAAAGACCAGGCTAAAAAGCAGCATTGA
- the modC gene encoding molybdenum ABC transporter ATP-binding protein ModC, giving the protein MLELHFTQTLGNHTLTLNDTLPASGITAIFGVSGAGKTSLINAISGLTRPQSGRIVLNNRVLNDVENKVYLTPDKRRIGYVFQDARLFPHYSVRGNLRYGMAKSMAGQFDKLVTLLGIEPLLDRLPSSLSGGEKQRVAIGRALLTAPELLLLDEPLASLDIPRKRELLPYLQRLTREINIPMLYVSHSLDEILHLADRVLVLEEGSVKAFGNLEEVWGSSVMHPWLPREQQSSILKVSVLEHHPHYAMTALALGDQHLWVNKIDKPLQSALRIRIQASDVSLVLQPPLQTSIRNILRAKVAECFDDNGQVEVKLEVGSRTLWARISPWARDELGIKPGLWLYAQIKSVSITA; this is encoded by the coding sequence ATGCTGGAACTCCATTTCACCCAGACGCTGGGAAACCATACCCTGACGCTTAACGATACGCTGCCGGCAAGCGGTATCACTGCCATCTTCGGCGTCTCGGGAGCGGGAAAAACGTCGCTGATAAATGCTATCAGTGGTCTGACGCGGCCGCAGTCAGGACGGATTGTATTGAATAACCGCGTCTTAAACGACGTGGAAAACAAGGTTTATCTCACGCCGGATAAACGCCGCATTGGCTATGTTTTCCAGGACGCGCGCTTATTCCCGCACTATAGCGTGCGCGGCAACCTGCGTTACGGCATGGCGAAAAGCATGGCCGGACAGTTTGATAAGCTGGTGACGCTTTTAGGCATTGAGCCTCTGCTCGACAGGCTGCCATCGTCGCTCTCCGGCGGAGAAAAACAGCGCGTGGCCATTGGCCGCGCGTTGCTGACCGCCCCCGAGCTGCTGCTGCTCGACGAACCGCTGGCCTCGCTCGATATTCCGCGTAAACGGGAACTTCTGCCTTATCTACAGCGCCTGACCCGGGAAATTAATATTCCGATGCTCTACGTTAGTCATTCGCTGGATGAGATCCTGCATCTCGCCGACAGGGTGCTGGTGCTGGAAGAGGGCAGCGTGAAGGCGTTCGGCAACCTGGAAGAGGTGTGGGGCAGCAGCGTAATGCACCCGTGGTTACCCAGGGAACAGCAGAGCAGCATTCTTAAAGTGAGCGTTCTGGAACACCATCCGCACTACGCGATGACCGCCCTGGCGCTGGGCGACCAGCATCTTTGGGTCAATAAGATCGACAAACCGCTACAGTCCGCGCTGAGAATTCGCATCCAGGCGTCGGACGTCTCGCTGGTGCTGCAGCCGCCGCTGCAAACCAGTATTCGAAATATTCTGCGCGCCAAAGTCGCGGAGTGTTTTGATGATAACGGGCAGGTGGAAGTGAAGCTTGAAGTCGGCAGCAGGACGCTCTGGGCGCGCATCAGCCCGTGGGCGAGGGATGAGTTAGGGATCAAACCCGGCCTGTGGCTTTACGCGCAAATTAAGAGCGTCTCGATCACCGCCTGA
- the modF gene encoding molybdate ABC transporter ATP-binding protein ModF, whose product MLSLHISQGTFRLSDTRTLTIADLTIRAGESWAFVGTNGSGKSALARALAGELPLLKGEYQSDFTRLTRLSFEQLQKLVSEEWQRNNTDLLSPGEEDTGRTTAEIIQDEVKDPARCQRLAERFGITALLNRRFKYLSTGETRKTLLCQALMSEPELLILDEPFDGLDVQSRAQLASLLESLNQQGYTLVLVLNRFDEIPDFIQHAGVLADCNLTETGEKTALLKQALIAQLAHSEQLDGITLPEPDAPSARHALDPHQPRIVLRDGIVSYDDRPILNRLSWTVNPGEHWQIVGPNGAGKSTLLSLITGDHPQGYSNDLTLFGRRRGSGETIWDIKKHIGYVSSSLHLDYRVSTTVRNVILSGYFDSIGIYQAVSDKQHKLAQQWLDILGMDNRVADAAFHSLSWGQQRLALIVRALVKHPTLLILDEPLQGLDPLNRQLIRRFVDVLISEGDTQLLFVSHHAEDAPSCITHRLEFVPDGEGYRYLLSNVD is encoded by the coding sequence ATGTTATCATTGCATATTTCGCAAGGCACGTTTCGTCTTAGCGATACCCGAACGCTGACGATTGCTGATTTGACGATACGCGCGGGTGAAAGCTGGGCGTTTGTCGGCACTAACGGCAGCGGTAAATCCGCGCTGGCCCGCGCGCTGGCCGGCGAGCTCCCCCTCCTCAAGGGCGAATACCAGAGCGACTTTACGCGCCTGACGCGCCTGTCATTTGAACAACTGCAAAAGCTGGTAAGCGAGGAGTGGCAGCGCAATAACACTGATTTACTCAGCCCAGGCGAAGAAGATACCGGCCGTACGACGGCGGAAATTATTCAGGATGAGGTGAAAGATCCCGCCCGCTGTCAGCGCCTGGCAGAACGGTTCGGTATCACCGCCCTGCTCAACCGACGCTTCAAATACCTTTCTACCGGCGAGACGCGAAAAACGCTGCTTTGCCAGGCGCTGATGAGCGAGCCCGAGCTGCTTATCCTCGACGAACCGTTTGACGGCCTTGACGTGCAGTCCCGCGCGCAGCTGGCGTCCCTGCTGGAGTCGCTTAATCAGCAGGGATATACCCTGGTTTTGGTGCTTAACCGCTTCGATGAAATTCCGGACTTTATTCAGCACGCGGGCGTACTGGCCGACTGTAACCTGACCGAGACCGGTGAAAAAACAGCGCTGCTCAAGCAGGCGCTGATTGCCCAGCTCGCGCACAGCGAACAGCTCGACGGAATTACCCTTCCGGAACCTGACGCCCCTTCGGCCCGCCATGCGCTCGATCCCCACCAGCCGCGCATCGTACTGCGAGATGGGATTGTCTCTTATGACGATCGCCCGATCCTCAACCGTCTTAGCTGGACGGTCAATCCCGGCGAACACTGGCAGATTGTCGGCCCTAACGGCGCGGGGAAATCCACGCTGCTGAGCCTGATCACCGGCGATCACCCGCAGGGCTATAGCAACGATCTGACGCTGTTTGGTCGGCGTCGCGGCAGCGGCGAAACCATCTGGGATATAAAAAAACATATCGGCTATGTCAGCAGCAGCCTGCATCTGGATTACCGGGTCAGTACCACGGTACGCAACGTGATCCTTTCCGGATATTTTGATTCCATCGGTATTTATCAGGCGGTATCGGACAAACAGCACAAGCTGGCCCAGCAGTGGCTGGACATTCTGGGCATGGACAACCGGGTCGCTGACGCGGCGTTTCATAGTCTGTCGTGGGGGCAGCAGCGTCTGGCGCTGATCGTTCGCGCGCTGGTGAAACACCCTACGCTGCTGATCCTCGACGAACCGCTGCAGGGACTCGATCCGCTGAATCGACAGCTTATCCGCCGCTTTGTGGACGTGCTGATTAGCGAAGGTGATACGCAGCTGCTGTTCGTTTCACATCACGCCGAAGATGCCCCCTCCTGCATCACCCATCGCCTGGAGTTTGTGCCGGACGGTGAGGGTTATCGCTACCTTCTCAGCAACGTCGATTAA